A genomic region of Streptomyces sp. R33 contains the following coding sequences:
- a CDS encoding carboxyl transferase domain-containing protein, whose protein sequence is MTTTRLSARAAIASVTDPGSFAELPAPHRDSAPDGPLTWAGYDDSRARAAARTGEEESVVTGTALIGGRQAAVISFEFGFLGGSLGERTGDRLEAAYAHAREHRLPLVSLIATGGSRMQEGMLALTQLQRVARQSVLTRAAGLPQIAVLRDPTTGGGWATLGAGADVVLALPGAQVGFAGSRVRPADADPAAYTAEGQYAAGHVDAVVPAAELPATLADWLRLLASPRSAQPVEPPAALSDVPPPAGGWDAVRQARHPDRPRAEAYLDAYFALRLPLSGDRAGGTDPGMLCGFGLREGRAVAYAAQCGTATRPAGYRTAARVIRLADRLGIPVLTLVDTPGAANDAAAEHAGAGAAIADTFAAVAAAGVPVTTLLIGEGGSGGALALAAPGNTWVTPDSYFSVIAPELAAAILKRPPSEAPATADQLRIRPQDLVDLGVARGVVGPA, encoded by the coding sequence GTGACGACGACCCGCCTCTCGGCCCGCGCAGCCATCGCCTCCGTGACCGACCCCGGCAGCTTCGCCGAACTTCCCGCCCCCCACCGCGACTCGGCCCCCGACGGCCCCCTCACCTGGGCCGGCTACGACGACTCCCGCGCCCGTGCCGCCGCGCGGACCGGCGAAGAGGAGTCCGTCGTCACCGGGACCGCCCTCATCGGCGGCCGCCAAGCCGCCGTGATCTCCTTCGAGTTCGGCTTCCTCGGCGGTTCCCTCGGCGAACGCACCGGAGACCGGCTCGAAGCCGCGTACGCCCACGCTCGCGAACACCGCCTCCCCCTCGTGTCCCTGATCGCCACCGGCGGCTCCCGCATGCAGGAGGGCATGCTCGCGCTGACCCAACTCCAGCGCGTGGCCCGCCAGTCCGTCCTGACGCGCGCCGCCGGGCTCCCGCAGATCGCCGTCCTGCGGGATCCCACCACCGGCGGCGGCTGGGCCACGCTCGGCGCCGGGGCGGACGTCGTGCTCGCGCTCCCGGGTGCGCAGGTCGGATTCGCGGGCTCCCGGGTCCGGCCGGCGGACGCGGACCCGGCGGCGTACACCGCCGAGGGCCAGTACGCCGCCGGGCACGTCGACGCCGTCGTCCCCGCAGCCGAGCTGCCCGCGACCCTCGCCGACTGGCTCCGCCTGTTGGCCTCGCCCCGCTCCGCCCAGCCGGTCGAACCCCCGGCGGCGCTGTCGGACGTACCGCCCCCGGCCGGGGGCTGGGACGCCGTACGGCAGGCCCGCCACCCGGACCGGCCGCGCGCCGAGGCGTACCTGGACGCCTACTTCGCCCTCCGCCTCCCCCTCTCCGGGGACCGGGCGGGCGGCACGGACCCCGGGATGCTGTGCGGATTCGGGCTGCGGGAGGGGCGGGCCGTCGCGTACGCCGCCCAGTGCGGCACGGCGACCCGCCCGGCGGGCTACCGTACGGCCGCGCGCGTGATCCGCCTCGCGGACCGCCTCGGCATCCCCGTACTCACCCTGGTGGACACCCCCGGCGCGGCCAACGACGCCGCGGCGGAACACGCGGGCGCCGGAGCCGCCATCGCGGACACCTTCGCGGCGGTCGCGGCGGCCGGGGTCCCGGTGACCACCCTCCTGATCGGCGAGGGGGGCTCGGGCGGCGCCCTCGCGCTGGCCGCGCCGGGGAACACCTGGGTCACCCCGGACAGCTACTTCTCGGTGATCGCCCCCGAACTGGCGGCGGCCATCCTCAAGCGCCCCCCGTCCGAGGCGCCGGCCACGGCGGACCAGCTCCGCATCCGCCCGCAGGACCTGGTCGACCTCGGCGTCGCACGCGGCGTGGTCGGGCCGGCCTGA
- a CDS encoding LysE family transporter: MSEFLSPALSGAVAGLGVAMPMGAMSVLLLQEAMRNPRTAMAAAAGIATVDLAYAALATALGPWVASHVTPIEAWIRLTSAAILLAIAAHGIHNATAPPLTARVPGHDPGLSNRSPLQAPGAGRSPDLSASPAFEARGLGRSPGFGKGQGGELPPAGPERTDPRPAPDPLAGTGAGAAEGLEHEAGAGAVRAFGRFVGLTAVNPTTALYFAALTTAQASALTSPTTAAAFLTGVAAASLLWQQALVALGAFAGRKISPAARAWTFRLGYGLVAAYALKIALPLPHLT; the protein is encoded by the coding sequence ATGAGCGAATTCCTCTCCCCCGCTTTGTCGGGCGCGGTCGCGGGCCTGGGCGTGGCGATGCCGATGGGCGCGATGAGCGTGCTGCTGCTCCAGGAGGCGATGCGGAACCCCCGCACGGCGATGGCCGCGGCGGCGGGCATCGCCACGGTCGACCTCGCCTACGCGGCCCTGGCCACCGCTCTGGGCCCCTGGGTGGCCTCCCACGTGACCCCGATCGAGGCCTGGATCCGCCTGACCTCGGCGGCCATCCTCCTGGCGATAGCCGCCCACGGCATCCACAACGCCACGGCCCCGCCGCTCACGGCACGGGTCCCGGGGCACGATCCCGGCCTCTCGAACCGGTCGCCGCTCCAGGCACCCGGTGCGGGGCGCAGCCCCGATCTTTCAGCCTCGCCGGCGTTTGAGGCGCGGGGGCTGGGGCGGAGCCCCGGTTTCGGGAAGGGGCAGGGCGGGGAACTGCCGCCCGCAGGGCCCGAACGCACCGACCCTCGGCCCGCACCGGACCCCTTGGCCGGGACCGGGGCCGGGGCCGCGGAAGGGCTCGAGCACGAAGCCGGGGCCGGGGCCGTCAGGGCGTTCGGACGGTTCGTCGGGCTCACCGCCGTCAATCCGACCACCGCCCTCTACTTCGCCGCCCTCACCACCGCCCAGGCCTCCGCCCTCACCAGCCCCACCACCGCCGCCGCCTTCCTCACCGGCGTCGCCGCCGCCTCGCTCCTCTGGCAGCAGGCCCTCGTCGCCCTCGGCGCCTTCGCCGGCCGCAAGATCTCCCCCGCCGCCCGCGCCTGGACCTTCCGGCTCGGCTACGGCCTCGTCGCTGCCTACGCCCTGAAGATCGCCCTCCCCCTCCCCCACCTGACGTGA
- a CDS encoding Lrp/AsnC family transcriptional regulator — translation MDRLDREILGILQQDARISYRDLGVRVGLSANATADRVRRMRRDGVIRGFTVIVDPAADTRGGLVVFIDLSLRQDTTNEEFEERVVTLPGITEVVHVTGEYDYLVRARAADPAALDALLRRLKREAGVAQSSTRIALKGTHRSATP, via the coding sequence ATGGACCGCCTCGACAGGGAAATCCTCGGCATCCTGCAGCAGGATGCGCGGATCTCGTACCGCGACCTCGGCGTCCGCGTCGGGCTCAGTGCCAACGCCACCGCCGACCGGGTACGCCGGATGCGGCGGGACGGGGTGATCCGCGGGTTCACCGTCATCGTGGATCCGGCCGCCGACACCCGGGGCGGGCTCGTGGTCTTCATCGATCTGAGCCTGCGGCAGGACACCACCAACGAGGAGTTCGAGGAGCGGGTCGTCACGCTGCCCGGGATCACCGAGGTCGTGCACGTGACGGGGGAGTACGACTACCTCGTACGGGCCCGGGCCGCCGATCCCGCCGCGCTCGACGCGCTGCTGCGCCGGCTCAAGCGGGAGGCCGGCGTGGCGCAGTCCAGTACCCGCATCGCCCTCAAGGGCACCCACAGGTCCGCGACCCCCTAG
- a CDS encoding GAF domain-containing protein gives MTDAAPEPAAPAGVRATLPVLLEAVLDVGSELELQSTLQHIVDSATGLCTARYGALGVVDPERLRLTELYTAGLSEAERAAIPRLPDGRSGLIGALITDPRPLMLEDLTKDPRSAGLPPGHPPMRTFLGVPIRVHNEVFGNLYLTEKSGGGPFTEEDLALVRVLASQAGIAIGNARLFETARRRERWIEGAAAVTTTLLAGRPAMDALMCVAERARLLADAAAGVVLQPTPEGGMEIVAASTHADPGDLVGTAIAPGSPVLEQLLGGEPVFIEDSSTDPRMTTHVRERFGPSMMLPLQSGGQLIGTLALPRARGGRPYDAVDRLLASQFASQAALALVLADAQHDREQLAVYEDRDRIARDLHDLVVQRLFATEMMLESTKKRSAAAPSGDTVGDELGRAVDELDSTIQEVRTAIFALQQPPTDAPTTFRGRVLRETGGAAVLLGFQPSVHFAGAVDALLREPVAGDLLSALRGALAAAHRRSEVTSIEVTVDATPTRARLTVTDDGRTESGTRGTTLNWESAL, from the coding sequence ATGACGGACGCAGCGCCAGAGCCGGCCGCTCCCGCAGGAGTACGGGCCACTTTGCCCGTACTCCTGGAGGCGGTGCTCGACGTCGGCTCCGAACTGGAGCTGCAGTCCACCCTCCAGCACATCGTGGACTCGGCGACCGGGCTGTGCACGGCGCGGTACGGAGCGCTCGGGGTCGTCGACCCCGAGCGCCTCCGGCTGACCGAGCTGTACACGGCCGGGCTGAGCGAGGCGGAGCGCGCCGCGATCCCCCGCCTGCCCGACGGGCGTTCGGGCCTGATCGGCGCGCTGATCACCGATCCGCGCCCGCTGATGCTGGAGGACCTGACGAAGGATCCGCGTTCGGCGGGGCTCCCGCCGGGCCATCCCCCCATGCGCACCTTCCTGGGCGTCCCCATCCGGGTCCACAACGAGGTCTTCGGCAACCTCTACCTCACCGAGAAGTCGGGCGGCGGCCCGTTCACCGAGGAGGACCTCGCCCTCGTACGCGTCCTGGCCTCGCAGGCGGGCATAGCGATCGGCAACGCCCGGCTGTTCGAGACGGCGCGCCGCCGGGAGCGCTGGATCGAGGGCGCCGCCGCCGTCACCACGACGCTGCTGGCGGGCCGGCCGGCCATGGACGCGCTGATGTGCGTGGCCGAACGGGCCCGCCTGCTCGCGGACGCGGCGGCCGGGGTGGTCCTCCAGCCGACCCCGGAGGGCGGCATGGAGATCGTGGCCGCCTCCACGCACGCGGACCCCGGGGACCTGGTCGGGACGGCGATCGCCCCCGGTTCGCCGGTCCTGGAACAGCTCCTGGGCGGCGAACCGGTCTTCATAGAGGACTCGTCCACCGATCCCCGGATGACCACACACGTCCGGGAACGTTTCGGCCCGAGCATGATGCTCCCCCTCCAGAGCGGCGGCCAGCTGATCGGCACCCTCGCCCTGCCGCGCGCCCGGGGCGGGCGCCCGTACGACGCCGTGGACCGGCTGCTGGCCTCGCAGTTCGCCTCCCAGGCCGCGCTGGCCCTCGTACTGGCGGACGCGCAGCACGACCGGGAGCAGCTGGCGGTCTACGAGGACCGCGACCGGATCGCGCGGGACCTGCACGATCTGGTGGTCCAGCGGCTGTTCGCGACGGAGATGATGCTGGAGAGCACGAAGAAGCGGTCGGCGGCCGCGCCGTCCGGGGACACGGTGGGCGACGAACTCGGCCGGGCGGTGGACGAGCTCGACTCCACCATCCAGGAGGTCCGCACCGCCATCTTCGCCCTCCAGCAGCCGCCGACGGACGCCCCGACGACGTTCCGGGGCCGGGTCCTGCGGGAGACGGGCGGGGCGGCGGTCCTGCTGGGCTTCCAGCCGTCGGTCCACTTCGCGGGCGCGGTGGACGCCCTGCTCCGGGAGCCGGTGGCCGGCGACCTCCTCTCCGCCCTGCGCGGCGCCCTGGCCGCGGCCCACCGCCGCTCGGAGGTCACGTCGATCGAGGTCACGGTGGACGCCACCCCGACCCGCGCCCGCCTGACGGTCACGGACGACGGCCGCACGGAGTCGGGCACGCGGGGGACGACGCTGAACTGGGAGTCGGCGCTCTAG
- a CDS encoding rod shape-determining protein has product MTVSLEQLRRCHVAVDLGAARTRVYVKGAGLVVDEPSVAAVNTRTGALIAVGTFAERMTGRTPDYIRVVRPVSGGTVVDIEMAQRMLRHLLGEKLRRALRRKPRLRAAACTPHDADPLAQRAAVETMVGLGARRVELVDTLIAAAVGCGLPVEQPTATMIMVCGAAATQIAVLSLGSIVTAQRIPVGGEAIDHAVVQHLRHAHELMLPSQAVRPLQVALHGADITGGGPTSTLIHGRDVATGLARSVHVDTAAVRDAIHTPLTAVLDGIGKVLRDCPPDLVADLTDRGIMMVGGSALLPGLDQMLRDATGMPVAIAERPDVCAVLGLGMMLEGKIAPMVLNPLAE; this is encoded by the coding sequence GTGACCGTCAGTCTTGAGCAGTTGCGCCGCTGCCACGTCGCCGTCGACCTGGGAGCCGCCAGGACCCGCGTGTACGTCAAGGGCGCCGGCCTGGTCGTCGACGAGCCCAGCGTCGCCGCCGTGAACACCCGCACCGGTGCACTCATCGCGGTGGGGACCTTCGCCGAACGGATGACGGGCCGCACGCCCGACTACATCCGGGTCGTACGCCCCGTCTCCGGCGGCACCGTCGTCGACATCGAGATGGCCCAGCGGATGCTGCGCCACCTGCTCGGCGAGAAGCTGCGGCGCGCCCTGCGCCGCAAGCCCCGGCTCCGGGCCGCCGCCTGCACCCCGCACGATGCCGACCCGCTCGCCCAGCGGGCCGCCGTGGAGACGATGGTCGGGCTCGGGGCCCGGCGCGTCGAACTCGTAGACACCCTGATCGCGGCGGCCGTCGGCTGCGGCCTGCCCGTGGAGCAGCCGACCGCGACGATGATCATGGTGTGCGGGGCCGCCGCCACCCAGATCGCCGTCCTCTCCCTCGGCTCGATCGTCACCGCCCAGCGGATCCCGGTCGGCGGCGAGGCCATCGACCACGCCGTCGTCCAGCACCTGCGCCACGCGCACGAGCTGATGCTGCCCAGCCAGGCCGTCCGCCCGCTCCAGGTCGCCCTGCACGGCGCCGACATCACCGGCGGGGGCCCCACCTCCACCCTCATCCACGGCCGTGACGTGGCCACCGGACTGGCCCGCTCGGTCCACGTCGACACCGCCGCCGTACGGGACGCCATCCACACCCCGCTGACCGCCGTGCTCGACGGCATCGGCAAGGTGCTGCGGGACTGCCCGCCGGACCTGGTCGCCGACCTGACGGACCGGGGGATCATGATGGTGGGAGGCAGCGCCCTGCTGCCGGGCCTGGACCAGATGCTGCGCGATGCCACCGGAATGCCCGTCGCCATCGCGGAACGGCCGGACGTGTGCGCCGTGCTCGGTCTCGGCATGATGCTCGAAGGGAAGATCGCCCCGATGGTCCTCAACCCGCTGGCCGAATGA
- a CDS encoding esterase/lipase family protein — MLTPRQRLLALLTLCPALLAPLPAQAAARVQPHNPVVFVHGYNADPGVWGGLREDLRAAGYTDSELFSWGYDTHQSVNEVLAGRLGAYVDQVRRQTGAARVDIVAHSFGSLVGRWYVKFGGGAATVDHWASLAGPNHGTSTAWACALWDQACRDMTPGSYVVKNLNAGDETPGAVRYATFWSNCDEVVNPDGSVPLAGAANTPVGCLQHNDLLGDDATSAGVRSFLAS, encoded by the coding sequence ATGCTGACGCCCCGCCAGAGACTGTTGGCGCTCCTGACGCTCTGCCCGGCCCTCCTCGCGCCCCTCCCGGCGCAGGCCGCCGCCCGTGTGCAGCCGCACAATCCGGTGGTCTTCGTCCACGGCTACAACGCCGACCCGGGCGTCTGGGGCGGCCTGCGCGAGGACCTGCGCGCCGCCGGGTACACCGACTCGGAGCTCTTCTCCTGGGGTTACGACACGCACCAGTCCGTCAACGAGGTGCTGGCCGGGCGGCTCGGCGCGTACGTCGACCAGGTCCGCCGGCAGACCGGCGCCGCCCGGGTCGACATCGTGGCGCACTCCTTCGGCTCGCTCGTCGGCCGCTGGTACGTGAAGTTCGGCGGCGGCGCCGCGACCGTCGACCACTGGGCCTCGCTGGCCGGACCCAACCACGGCACCTCCACCGCGTGGGCGTGCGCCCTGTGGGACCAGGCGTGCCGGGACATGACGCCCGGTTCGTACGTCGTGAAGAACCTGAACGCGGGCGACGAGACCCCGGGCGCGGTGAGGTACGCGACCTTCTGGTCGAACTGCGACGAGGTCGTCAACCCGGACGGCAGCGTCCCGCTCGCCGGGGCGGCCAACACGCCGGTCGGCTGCCTCCAGCACAACGACCTGCTGGGGGACGACGCCACCTCGGCGGGCGTCCGTTCCTTCCTCGCCTCCTAG
- a CDS encoding MarR family winged helix-turn-helix transcriptional regulator, whose product MPSRRADPLTLEVVELIGTVVARYHEEYEHAAASHQLTGAQARVLNLLSLEPMPMRRIAQQLKCEPSNITGIVDRLESRGLVERRPDPADRRVKLAAPTEEGLQTADRLRESLDFAREPLAGLSTAERAVLRDLLKRMLG is encoded by the coding sequence ATGCCCAGTCGTCGCGCAGATCCCCTGACCCTTGAGGTTGTCGAGCTCATCGGTACCGTCGTGGCCCGCTACCACGAGGAGTACGAGCACGCGGCAGCCAGTCACCAGCTCACCGGCGCCCAGGCCCGGGTGCTGAACCTGCTGTCCCTGGAGCCGATGCCGATGCGGCGGATCGCGCAGCAGCTGAAGTGCGAGCCCTCGAACATCACGGGCATCGTGGACCGGCTGGAGTCGCGCGGCCTGGTCGAGCGCAGGCCGGACCCGGCCGACCGCCGGGTCAAGCTGGCCGCCCCGACGGAGGAGGGCCTGCAGACCGCGGACCGGCTGCGCGAGTCGCTGGACTTCGCGCGCGAACCGCTGGCCGGGCTGTCCACGGCCGAGCGGGCGGTCCTGCGAGACCTGCTCAAGCGGATGCTGGGCTAG
- a CDS encoding NADP-dependent oxidoreductase: MSQIPAVSREWHLVRRPQGWPVAEDFALREVEVAAPAPGRILVRNLHMSVDPYMRGRMNDVKSYVPPFQLDKPMDGGAVGEIVASAAEGFEVGDHVLHGLGWREYADLDAKHATKVDASLAPLSAYLGVLGMPGMTAYAGLFEVASFKEGDSVFVSGAAGAVGSLVGQFAKIKGAARVIGSAGSDEKVTLLTEKYGFDAAFNYKNGPVGEQLKEAAPEGIDVYFDNVGGDHLEAAISSLNVHGRATLCGAIAQYNDTEPTPGPRNLVQVIGKRLRLQGILVSDHAGLQPQFVQDVAGWLRSGELVADETVVEGVENATEAFLGMLRGDNTGKMIVSFTG; encoded by the coding sequence ATGTCTCAGATCCCCGCCGTCAGCCGCGAGTGGCACCTCGTCCGCCGCCCGCAGGGCTGGCCCGTCGCCGAGGACTTCGCCCTGCGCGAGGTCGAGGTCGCGGCCCCGGCCCCGGGCCGGATCCTGGTGCGCAACCTCCACATGTCCGTGGACCCCTACATGCGCGGCCGCATGAACGACGTGAAGTCGTACGTCCCGCCCTTCCAGCTGGACAAGCCGATGGACGGCGGCGCGGTCGGCGAGATCGTGGCCTCCGCCGCCGAGGGCTTCGAGGTCGGCGACCACGTGCTGCACGGCCTGGGCTGGCGCGAGTACGCCGACCTGGACGCCAAGCACGCCACCAAGGTCGACGCCTCGCTCGCGCCGCTCTCCGCCTACCTCGGCGTGCTCGGCATGCCGGGCATGACCGCCTACGCCGGCCTCTTCGAGGTGGCCTCCTTCAAGGAGGGCGACTCCGTCTTCGTCTCCGGTGCGGCGGGTGCGGTCGGCAGCCTCGTCGGCCAGTTCGCGAAGATCAAGGGCGCCGCTCGAGTGATCGGCTCGGCCGGCTCGGACGAGAAGGTGACGCTCCTCACGGAGAAGTACGGCTTCGACGCCGCGTTCAACTACAAGAACGGCCCCGTCGGCGAGCAGCTGAAGGAGGCCGCCCCCGAGGGCATCGACGTCTACTTCGACAACGTCGGCGGGGACCACCTCGAGGCCGCCATCTCCTCCCTGAACGTGCACGGCCGCGCCACCCTGTGCGGGGCGATCGCCCAGTACAACGACACCGAGCCGACCCCCGGCCCGCGCAATCTGGTCCAGGTCATCGGCAAGCGGCTGCGCCTGCAGGGCATCCTCGTCAGCGACCACGCGGGGCTCCAGCCGCAGTTCGTCCAGGACGTCGCCGGCTGGCTGCGCTCCGGCGAGCTCGTGGCCGACGAGACCGTGGTCGAGGGCGTGGAGAACGCGACCGAGGCCTTCCTCGGCATGCTGCGCGGAGACAACACCGGAAAGATGATCGTTTCCTTCACCGGTTAG
- a CDS encoding organic hydroperoxide resistance protein: MSIQQTDVLYTAVATAENGRDGRVATNDGQLDVVVNPPKEMGGSGAGTNPEQLFAAGYSACFQGALGVVARNENADVSGATVTAEVGIGKNDEGFGLIVKISASIPNVDAATAKDLIEKAHQVCPYSKATRGNITVELAV, from the coding sequence ATGTCCATCCAGCAGACCGACGTTCTGTACACCGCCGTGGCCACCGCCGAGAACGGCCGTGACGGCCGCGTCGCGACCAACGACGGCCAGCTCGACGTCGTCGTGAACCCGCCGAAGGAGATGGGCGGCAGCGGCGCCGGCACCAACCCGGAGCAGCTGTTCGCCGCCGGCTACAGCGCCTGCTTCCAGGGCGCCCTCGGCGTCGTCGCCCGCAACGAGAACGCGGACGTCTCCGGCGCCACCGTCACCGCCGAGGTCGGCATCGGCAAGAACGACGAGGGCTTCGGCCTGATCGTCAAGATCTCCGCCTCGATCCCGAACGTGGACGCCGCCACCGCCAAGGACCTCATCGAGAAGGCCCACCAGGTCTGCCCGTACTCCAAGGCGACCCGGGGCAACATCACGGTCGAGCTCGCGGTCTGA
- a CDS encoding EI24 domain-containing protein: MRDLAGGFGYLLAGQRWVLRHGRWLGFGLLPGLVSLVLYAGALVGLGYGADDLTAWATPFADGWSSPWQGLFRGFLTGLVFGLGLFVAVITFTAVTLLIGQPFYESLSEQVDRSEGGDVPESGLPLWRELWISARDSLRVLVRVLLYGIVLFALGFIPVIGQTVIPAIGFCVSGFFLAEELTAVALQRRGVELTDRLVLLRGRRMLVLGFGVPLVLAFLVPLVAVFLMPGAVAGATLMVRDLTGEEEAGAAGADPKADTDAGTSGDAQAPAGGFGPPPPAYS; encoded by the coding sequence ATGCGTGATCTTGCGGGGGGATTCGGCTACCTGCTGGCCGGACAGAGATGGGTGCTGCGACACGGCCGCTGGCTGGGCTTCGGCCTGCTGCCGGGGCTGGTCTCGCTGGTGCTGTACGCCGGCGCGCTGGTCGGGCTCGGCTACGGCGCCGACGACCTGACCGCCTGGGCCACCCCCTTCGCCGACGGCTGGTCCTCGCCGTGGCAGGGGCTGTTCCGCGGCTTCCTCACCGGCCTGGTCTTCGGCCTCGGGCTCTTCGTCGCGGTCATCACCTTCACCGCCGTGACCCTGCTGATCGGCCAGCCCTTCTACGAGTCCCTCTCGGAGCAGGTCGACCGCAGCGAGGGCGGCGACGTCCCGGAGTCCGGGCTCCCGCTCTGGCGAGAGCTGTGGATCTCGGCCAGGGACAGCCTGAGGGTGCTGGTCCGGGTGCTGCTGTACGGGATCGTGCTCTTCGCGCTCGGCTTCATCCCGGTGATCGGGCAGACCGTGATCCCGGCGATCGGGTTCTGCGTGTCCGGGTTCTTCCTCGCCGAGGAGCTCACCGCCGTCGCGCTGCAGCGGCGCGGGGTGGAACTCACCGACCGGCTCGTCCTGCTGCGGGGGCGCCGGATGCTGGTGCTCGGTTTCGGCGTCCCGCTGGTGCTGGCGTTCCTGGTGCCGCTGGTGGCGGTGTTCCTGATGCCGGGTGCGGTGGCCGGGGCCACGCTGATGGTCCGGGACCTGACCGGGGAGGAGGAGGCCGGGGCGGCCGGGGCCGACCCGAAGGCCGACACCGATGCGGGCACCTCCGGGGACGCCCAGGCACCGGCCGGAGGCTTCGGACCGCCGCCGCCCGCGTACTCGTAG
- a CDS encoding NAD(P)-dependent oxidoreductase, with protein MTDNTVTKRPLTLLGLGDMGTALARTWLAAGHPLTVWNRTAAKAEALAAEGAAVAASPAEAVAANGLVVLCLLDDASVGSVLDGIDLTGKDLVDLTTGTPAEGRKRAAWAEARGARFVDGGIMGTPVMIGAPASGAYVFYSGSRALFDTHRAALEVPAGARFVGEDPGHAALHDVALLSGMYGLFAGISHAFALIEGEDIAPKDLAPLLSEWLGAMGFFVAAAADRLTSGDFTTGVVSNLAMQVAASGTLLRTAEEQGVSAELIGPYLELMRRRLAEDPAAHAGEDTAGAITLLKR; from the coding sequence ATGACCGACAACACCGTGACGAAGCGCCCGCTGACCCTGCTCGGCCTCGGCGACATGGGCACCGCACTCGCCCGCACCTGGCTCGCCGCCGGGCATCCCCTCACCGTATGGAACCGCACCGCCGCCAAGGCCGAGGCGCTCGCCGCCGAAGGCGCCGCCGTCGCCGCGAGCCCCGCCGAGGCGGTGGCGGCGAACGGCCTGGTCGTGCTCTGCCTGCTGGACGACGCCAGCGTCGGCTCGGTCCTGGACGGCATCGACCTGACCGGCAAGGACCTGGTCGACCTCACCACCGGTACGCCCGCCGAGGGCCGCAAGCGCGCCGCCTGGGCCGAGGCGCGCGGGGCCCGGTTCGTGGACGGCGGGATCATGGGCACCCCTGTGATGATCGGCGCCCCCGCATCCGGCGCGTACGTCTTCTACAGCGGCTCCCGGGCCCTGTTCGACACCCACCGCGCCGCCCTGGAGGTCCCGGCGGGCGCCCGCTTCGTCGGCGAGGACCCCGGCCACGCCGCGCTGCACGACGTGGCGCTGCTGAGCGGGATGTACGGGCTGTTCGCCGGCATCTCGCACGCCTTCGCGCTGATCGAGGGCGAGGACATCGCCCCGAAGGACCTGGCGCCCCTGCTGTCCGAGTGGCTCGGCGCGATGGGGTTCTTCGTGGCCGCCGCGGCCGACCGGCTGACCTCGGGGGACTTCACCACCGGCGTCGTGTCGAACCTGGCCATGCAGGTCGCGGCCAGCGGGACCCTGCTGCGCACCGCCGAGGAGCAGGGCGTCAGCGCGGAGCTGATCGGCCCGTACCTCGAGCTGATGCGGCGCCGCCTGGCCGAGGACCCGGCCGCCCACGCCGGCGAGGACACGGCCGGCGCGATCACCCTGCTGAAGCGGTAG
- a CDS encoding helix-turn-helix domain-containing protein, with translation MSVTRRPGADHCGVAAAMSVIDGKWKVSLLWELEQRPRRFGELRRLVPGISEKVLAAQLRELETDGMVHREVYEEVPPRVEYSLTPLGQELNTALEVLGAWGTKHLLPGSARQPA, from the coding sequence ATGTCGGTGACGCGAAGGCCCGGTGCGGACCACTGCGGTGTGGCCGCGGCGATGTCCGTGATCGACGGCAAGTGGAAGGTGTCGCTCCTGTGGGAGCTGGAGCAGCGGCCGCGCCGCTTCGGGGAACTGCGCCGGCTGGTCCCGGGGATCTCGGAGAAGGTGCTCGCGGCCCAGCTGCGTGAGCTGGAGACGGACGGCATGGTCCACCGCGAGGTCTACGAAGAGGTGCCGCCGCGCGTGGAGTACTCGCTGACCCCGTTGGGCCAGGAGCTCAACACGGCCCTGGAAGTCCTGGGGGCATGGGGAACCAAGCACCTTCTCCCGGGGTCGGCTCGGCAGCCGGCCTAG